A stretch of Myceligenerans xiligouense DNA encodes these proteins:
- a CDS encoding DUF305 domain-containing protein: protein MSLGDLPPDPPSGTYALRRRLRVMGAILAGGIAAALALAYWLGVAVPARQAADGYNDTDRVYAQVMAEHNAQAVELAALAPNRSENARVLELTHDVGTASAEQTAALAGWLRDRTVPVPGSATTALALFEAGGLDGSGDDADGDGSGPRAPAGLTHVHGTETDHGMLTPEQITQMARLDGAEFDAALVGALIEHHYGGLQPADEAIAGGMDPDAIALATAERQRIRGEVEELRELLGQL, encoded by the coding sequence ATGAGCCTGGGGGATCTGCCGCCGGACCCGCCGTCGGGCACCTATGCACTGCGTCGGCGGCTGCGCGTCATGGGTGCGATCCTCGCGGGAGGTATCGCGGCCGCACTCGCGCTGGCGTACTGGCTCGGCGTTGCGGTTCCCGCGCGACAGGCCGCGGACGGGTACAACGACACGGACCGCGTGTACGCGCAGGTCATGGCCGAGCACAACGCGCAGGCGGTCGAACTGGCAGCGCTGGCGCCGAACCGCAGCGAGAACGCGCGTGTCCTCGAGCTCACGCACGACGTCGGGACGGCGTCGGCCGAGCAGACCGCAGCCCTGGCCGGCTGGCTCCGCGACCGGACAGTGCCGGTGCCCGGGTCCGCGACCACCGCTCTCGCCCTGTTCGAGGCAGGCGGCCTGGACGGGTCCGGGGACGACGCCGACGGCGACGGGTCCGGCCCCCGGGCGCCGGCCGGGCTCACCCACGTGCACGGCACGGAGACCGACCACGGCATGCTGACGCCGGAGCAGATCACGCAGATGGCGCGGCTGGACGGTGCGGAGTTCGACGCGGCGCTGGTGGGAGCGCTGATCGAGCACCACTACGGCGGTCTGCAACCGGCTGACGAGGCCATCGCCGGCGGCATGGACCCGGATGCGATCGCGCTCGCGACGGCGGAGCGGCAGCGCATCCGCGGCGAGGTCGAGGAACTGCGGGAGCTGCTGGGACAACTGTGA
- a CDS encoding PQQ-binding-like beta-propeller repeat protein, translating into MRMQEDAPRDADGVLLDSVPEHIKNPAGPLPAEPGEAAEGDVPENAGPGALGRARRRAAAGAARAGSTIRRTASRGVGALGRAGTRAGSAFPSGTRGRAILLGGTAVVVAGAVAGGLVLQAHLRDERLRSAPGGVLALTGAPGEAWHVDLGDAVQPRIVPVGDLAAVTADGRVLGIDPATGAERWAVEVLDAEAVADGARMRCGPSRRAVGSVAVRTAAPSDPLVCVTEGATPEAVVIDAEGGAERRALEAEGDGAGDAGTSPVYAPLPDGGLAVLARDETPVDLGDARVVEDDDGVAALKGGVESAPGLTVRVEDAATGEPRWGPRTVAFDPDLTGGACVVWSEDGPELDVLGDLTWSADERRITASACGISARLVTADGTPAPAEPQDGAHVPWATDDPELGPATLPEGEDIKDVLVRTAGTAVTLTLEGRVVAYDAGSGDRLWTAEPLGDEAAAVAGSAVFGAYTDGRSAMLVVDGPSTGGEGQLRLVGLDLATGEVTWDVAQEEPYAQIASVDGHLVQVTGTGIAGLATG; encoded by the coding sequence ATGCGTATGCAGGAGGACGCCCCCCGCGATGCCGACGGTGTGCTGCTGGACAGCGTGCCCGAGCACATCAAGAATCCGGCCGGTCCGCTCCCGGCCGAGCCTGGCGAAGCCGCTGAGGGGGACGTACCGGAGAATGCGGGACCCGGCGCCCTCGGCCGGGCGCGCCGGCGGGCGGCCGCGGGTGCGGCGCGCGCGGGTTCGACGATCCGGCGCACCGCGTCTCGCGGCGTCGGTGCCCTCGGTCGTGCCGGGACGAGGGCCGGCTCGGCTTTTCCCTCCGGCACCCGGGGCCGGGCGATCCTCCTGGGCGGTACCGCCGTGGTCGTGGCCGGGGCGGTGGCGGGCGGGCTCGTCCTGCAGGCACACCTGCGCGACGAGCGGCTGCGTTCCGCGCCCGGCGGCGTCCTGGCCCTGACGGGGGCGCCCGGTGAGGCGTGGCACGTCGATCTCGGCGACGCCGTGCAGCCGCGGATCGTCCCGGTGGGCGACCTGGCGGCGGTGACGGCGGACGGCCGGGTGCTGGGGATCGATCCCGCGACCGGTGCGGAACGGTGGGCCGTCGAGGTCCTGGACGCCGAGGCCGTGGCCGACGGCGCCCGGATGCGCTGTGGTCCGTCGCGTCGTGCGGTCGGCTCGGTCGCGGTGCGCACCGCGGCGCCGTCGGACCCTCTGGTCTGCGTGACGGAGGGGGCCACGCCGGAGGCCGTCGTGATCGACGCGGAGGGCGGCGCCGAGCGGCGTGCGCTCGAGGCGGAGGGTGACGGCGCCGGAGACGCCGGGACCTCGCCGGTGTACGCCCCGCTGCCCGACGGCGGCCTCGCGGTGCTCGCCCGCGACGAGACTCCCGTCGATCTCGGCGATGCGCGCGTGGTCGAGGACGACGACGGGGTCGCCGCGTTGAAGGGCGGCGTCGAGTCCGCTCCCGGTCTGACGGTGCGCGTGGAGGACGCCGCGACGGGCGAGCCTCGCTGGGGTCCGCGCACCGTGGCGTTCGACCCGGACCTGACGGGTGGTGCCTGCGTGGTGTGGAGCGAGGACGGGCCGGAGCTGGACGTGCTCGGCGACCTCACGTGGTCCGCCGACGAGCGCCGGATCACCGCGTCCGCCTGCGGGATCTCCGCTCGTCTGGTGACCGCGGACGGTACGCCGGCGCCCGCCGAACCGCAGGACGGTGCCCACGTGCCGTGGGCGACCGACGACCCGGAGCTCGGTCCCGCGACACTTCCCGAGGGGGAGGACATCAAGGACGTCCTGGTGCGGACCGCCGGCACGGCCGTGACACTCACCCTGGAGGGCCGGGTCGTGGCCTACGACGCCGGCTCCGGTGACCGGCTCTGGACCGCCGAACCTCTCGGGGACGAGGCCGCCGCCGTCGCCGGGAGCGCGGTGTTCGGCGCGTACACCGACGGCCGGTCGGCGATGCTGGTGGTCGACGGCCCGTCGACCGGTGGCGAGGGCCAGCTCCGGCTCGTCGGGCTGGACCTGGCCACCGGAGAGGTCACCTGGGACGTCGCTCAGGAAGAGCCGTACGCGCAGATCGCGAGCGTCGACGGGCACCTCGTGCAGGTGACGGGCACCGGGATCGCGGGCCTCGCGACCGGGTAG
- a CDS encoding PQQ-binding-like beta-propeller repeat protein, whose amino-acid sequence MKRRQRDQIVFDLVDGEHEISAADDGRGGQEDPPRPGGGAVRGGLGPAAVAGMVRARGWVSRHRAVSLVATGVAAAVVLGAAGVGTVRERARVDLLRTAPGGVESLAEPPVEAWRYVPDGATNLVGRYGFGTESVTMDGNVVFLEGEQSEVNRSGLDAPDARVRWSDADLVAVDARSGEEAWRVPLGVDPECTPPEAGGTTRAMDEIVCLVGRADERAVVAVTADGEASEARRLAPGDVVPDEVVPVWDGLVVRARSLAGAVPEIDCEDAVAAPQECTVLGGLPDGPSITVRAEDARTGDEVWRETVPWNGDLSACVQGFDAANPPASGADVLGMSVWGSVVQVWGCGVSASFRADGTQLPPDTVPSDGGTGDLLLEQRYDAGTDDLRTTVRTADGDVLVKADGAVLEGRVTDGTPPDTLVIAPGERPVMRAYRHDGSLAWESDPVDGELVARVGTTGVFSRSTVSSVGIDLRTGRQLWEWEGDFDGFAGMQAADPAFTDGTSLMLLRTATPGGASVLAEDGRVVSLDAGEVHLVAVDLTTGRTRWHVEHEDRNWFAADGRLLSVAPDGSLVGHHG is encoded by the coding sequence GTGAAGAGACGGCAACGGGACCAGATCGTCTTCGACCTGGTCGATGGTGAGCACGAGATCAGCGCGGCCGACGACGGTCGGGGCGGGCAGGAAGACCCGCCGCGGCCGGGAGGTGGCGCGGTCCGGGGCGGCCTCGGGCCGGCGGCCGTCGCCGGCATGGTGCGGGCACGTGGCTGGGTGTCCCGGCACCGTGCGGTCAGTCTCGTCGCGACGGGTGTCGCGGCCGCCGTCGTGCTCGGGGCGGCCGGGGTCGGGACCGTCCGGGAGCGGGCCCGCGTCGACCTGCTGCGGACGGCGCCGGGCGGCGTCGAGTCGCTGGCCGAGCCACCCGTGGAGGCGTGGCGCTACGTGCCCGACGGCGCCACGAACCTCGTGGGCCGGTACGGGTTCGGCACGGAGAGCGTCACGATGGACGGGAACGTCGTCTTCCTCGAGGGTGAGCAGAGCGAGGTGAACCGATCCGGCCTGGACGCTCCCGACGCCCGCGTGCGGTGGAGCGACGCCGATCTCGTCGCCGTGGACGCACGTTCCGGCGAGGAGGCGTGGCGCGTCCCGCTCGGCGTCGATCCGGAGTGCACGCCGCCGGAGGCGGGCGGGACGACACGTGCGATGGACGAGATCGTGTGCCTGGTGGGGCGGGCCGACGAGCGCGCCGTGGTGGCCGTGACCGCCGACGGTGAGGCCTCGGAGGCGCGGCGTCTGGCTCCTGGCGACGTCGTCCCCGATGAGGTGGTGCCCGTGTGGGACGGGCTGGTCGTCCGGGCGCGCTCCCTGGCGGGGGCCGTGCCGGAGATCGACTGCGAGGACGCCGTCGCGGCTCCTCAGGAGTGCACGGTGCTGGGGGGCCTTCCCGACGGCCCGTCGATCACCGTGCGTGCGGAGGACGCCCGCACGGGCGACGAGGTGTGGCGGGAGACGGTGCCGTGGAACGGTGACCTCTCCGCGTGCGTCCAGGGGTTCGACGCGGCGAACCCGCCCGCCTCCGGCGCCGACGTCCTGGGGATGTCGGTCTGGGGGAGCGTCGTCCAGGTGTGGGGCTGCGGCGTCAGCGCGTCGTTCCGCGCCGACGGAACCCAGCTCCCGCCCGACACCGTGCCGTCCGACGGCGGCACGGGCGACCTGCTCCTCGAACAGCGCTACGACGCCGGGACGGACGATCTCCGCACGACGGTGCGGACCGCCGACGGCGACGTGCTCGTGAAGGCGGACGGCGCGGTGCTGGAGGGGCGGGTGACGGACGGAACGCCGCCCGACACCCTCGTCATCGCACCCGGAGAACGCCCCGTGATGCGGGCCTACCGTCACGACGGATCCTTGGCCTGGGAGTCGGATCCCGTGGACGGGGAACTGGTCGCGCGGGTGGGCACCACCGGGGTCTTCAGCCGGTCCACCGTCTCGTCGGTGGGGATCGACCTGCGCACGGGGCGACAGCTCTGGGAGTGGGAAGGCGACTTCGACGGGTTCGCCGGGATGCAGGCCGCCGACCCGGCGTTCACGGACGGCACCTCACTGATGCTGCTCCGGACGGCGACGCCCGGGGGCGCGAGCGTGCTCGCCGAGGACGGAAGGGTCGTGTCGCTGGACGCCGGCGAGGTCCACCTGGTCGCCGTCGACCTCACGACCGGCCGCACCCGCTGGCACGTGGAGCACGAGGACCGGAACTGGTTCGCCGCCGACGGCCGGCTCCTGTCCGTCGCGCCGGACGGTTCGCTGGTGGGCCACCACGGCTGA
- a CDS encoding sigma-70 family RNA polymerase sigma factor, giving the protein MGWHEELETLARERGSALTGYAYTLCGDVRQAEDLVQEALVRYCSRLVKPRAVRGGHPSGDPRMRSVPLDGGAERSAPPSRVEKTEAFVRRTILNLYLDGWRRKKRWTALEPRVADPAHVRFPDSGITARADVVRALDELTPRQRSAVVLRYFEDMTIAQVAETLGTAPGTVKRYLHDSMRVLRGVLEPTTSAAEGGHR; this is encoded by the coding sequence ATGGGGTGGCATGAAGAACTGGAAACGCTCGCGCGAGAACGCGGCAGCGCCCTGACGGGGTACGCGTACACGCTCTGCGGCGACGTGCGCCAGGCCGAGGACCTCGTCCAGGAGGCGCTCGTGCGGTACTGCTCGCGACTGGTGAAGCCGCGCGCGGTGCGCGGCGGACATCCGTCCGGCGACCCGCGGATGCGGAGCGTCCCGCTGGACGGCGGCGCCGAGCGCTCGGCGCCGCCGTCCCGGGTCGAGAAGACCGAGGCGTTCGTGCGCCGCACGATCCTGAACCTGTACCTGGACGGCTGGCGACGGAAGAAGCGCTGGACCGCGCTGGAGCCGCGCGTCGCCGATCCCGCGCACGTGCGGTTCCCGGACTCGGGCATCACCGCTCGGGCCGACGTCGTGCGGGCGCTGGACGAGCTCACGCCGCGGCAGCGTTCCGCCGTCGTGCTGCGCTACTTCGAGGACATGACGATCGCGCAGGTCGCCGAGACGCTCGGTACCGCGCCGGGCACCGTGAAGCGGTATCTGCACGACAGCATGCGCGTCCTGCGGGGCGTGCTGGAACCGACGACGAGCGCGGCCGAAGGAGGCCACCGATGA
- a CDS encoding ABC transporter permease, whose protein sequence is MRGSNDSPAWLIVMQREIVARVMNKAYLFGLLVTLLLIAGIAGFFAWQSQQTDSYDVAVTAGDEAAATAVDQAAAELRDGDELTVIEVADADAARAAVEDETADVWLSSGEDGWTLSGWREPSGSLTQLLAPVVERVTVTERAEALGTTFDELSAGGELVTERLDGGAVDPGVVEFASFALAFLFFLSAIGSGQMIAASVVEEKQSRLVEIIASAVPLRQVLGGKVLGNSVIALGQNLLFASVGLVGLALTDFKAAVPAMTASLGWFVIFFAVGFVAVAALYAMAGALASRLEDLQGTTAPMSVVLMAVYLTTFGADGTLERVLSFVPVTSIVSMPVRVLAGDASWWEPVVSLVLLAVFAVGVVLVSERAYRRALLQTGGRVGWRQALRAG, encoded by the coding sequence ATGCGCGGCTCGAACGACTCACCCGCCTGGCTGATCGTCATGCAGCGCGAGATCGTCGCGCGCGTGATGAACAAGGCCTACCTGTTCGGGCTTCTGGTCACGCTGCTGCTCATCGCGGGCATCGCCGGGTTCTTCGCCTGGCAGAGCCAGCAGACCGACTCCTACGACGTCGCCGTCACCGCCGGCGACGAGGCGGCGGCGACCGCCGTCGACCAGGCCGCGGCCGAGCTGCGGGACGGTGACGAACTCACCGTGATCGAGGTCGCGGACGCCGACGCGGCACGCGCCGCGGTCGAGGACGAGACGGCCGACGTGTGGCTGAGCAGCGGCGAGGACGGGTGGACCCTGTCCGGCTGGCGTGAGCCGAGCGGGAGCCTGACGCAGCTGCTCGCACCCGTCGTGGAACGAGTGACCGTGACGGAGCGCGCGGAGGCCCTGGGGACGACCTTCGACGAACTCTCCGCGGGCGGTGAGCTGGTCACGGAGCGGCTCGACGGCGGCGCCGTGGATCCGGGCGTGGTGGAGTTCGCGAGCTTCGCGCTGGCGTTCCTGTTCTTCCTGAGCGCCATCGGTTCCGGGCAGATGATCGCGGCGAGCGTGGTGGAGGAGAAACAGTCGCGGCTCGTGGAGATCATCGCCTCGGCCGTGCCCCTGCGCCAGGTGCTCGGGGGCAAGGTGCTCGGCAACTCGGTGATCGCGCTGGGCCAGAACCTGCTGTTCGCGTCCGTCGGGCTGGTCGGGCTGGCGCTGACGGACTTCAAGGCGGCGGTGCCGGCGATGACGGCATCGCTCGGCTGGTTCGTGATCTTCTTCGCCGTCGGCTTCGTGGCGGTCGCCGCCCTGTACGCGATGGCCGGCGCGCTGGCGTCGCGCCTGGAGGACCTGCAGGGCACCACCGCGCCCATGAGCGTGGTGCTCATGGCCGTCTACCTGACCACGTTCGGTGCCGACGGGACGCTGGAGCGGGTGCTCTCGTTCGTCCCGGTGACCTCGATCGTGTCGATGCCCGTGCGGGTGCTCGCCGGGGACGCGAGCTGGTGGGAGCCGGTGGTGTCACTGGTCCTGCTGGCGGTCTTCGCCGTCGGCGTGGTGCTGGTCTCCGAGCGCGCGTACCGCCGGGCGCTGCTGCAGACCGGCGGGCGAGTGGGCTGGAGGCAGGCGCTGCGGGCCGGCTGA
- a CDS encoding LVIVD repeat-containing protein, whose amino-acid sequence MSTTAEAAAEPDVLPGEVESFNMEHTSNVPKNGSLQSTGSDIAFQGKYAYAGNYDGFTVYDLSNPAEPSQALQVYCPGGQNDISVYKNILVLSTDSRRTDDSCDSEPTSDPENYWEGIKIWDISDPLNPRYVKSVATDCGSHTHSLAPTKRGKDLYVYVSSYFPSDQLANCRPPHDLISVVKIPTRDLEAAEVVAEPVLFPDGGYESPSGPDSYYSTSGCHDITTYVQLDLAAGACMGDGILLDISDREKPKVISSVRDTENFAFWHSATFNNDGTKVVFTDELGGGGLATCTDEFRAEQGANGIYDIERTRGHGKGPGKGKWGGKELVFKSYYKIPRINSEDENCVAHNGSLIPVKGKDLMVQSWYQGGTSVYDFTDSENPEEIAWFDRGAGLSGGGTWSSYYYNGYVYSNDLAVGFDTFELDPSIDRRARHLWSLNPQAQQRF is encoded by the coding sequence ATGTCCACGACGGCCGAGGCGGCCGCCGAGCCCGACGTCCTGCCGGGCGAGGTCGAGAGCTTCAACATGGAGCACACGAGCAACGTCCCGAAGAACGGATCGTTGCAGAGCACCGGCTCCGACATCGCGTTCCAGGGCAAGTATGCCTACGCCGGGAACTACGACGGCTTCACGGTCTACGACCTGTCGAACCCGGCCGAGCCGTCTCAGGCACTCCAGGTGTACTGCCCGGGCGGCCAGAACGACATCTCGGTGTACAAGAACATCCTGGTGCTGTCCACCGACTCGCGCCGTACGGACGACTCGTGCGACAGCGAGCCCACGTCCGACCCGGAGAACTACTGGGAGGGCATCAAGATCTGGGACATCTCGGATCCGCTGAACCCGCGGTACGTGAAGTCGGTGGCGACGGACTGCGGCTCGCACACCCACTCCCTGGCGCCCACGAAGCGCGGCAAGGACCTGTACGTCTACGTCTCGTCGTACTTCCCGAGCGACCAGCTCGCGAACTGCCGGCCGCCGCACGACCTGATCTCGGTCGTCAAGATCCCGACCCGCGACCTGGAGGCCGCCGAGGTCGTCGCCGAGCCGGTGCTGTTCCCGGACGGTGGCTACGAGTCGCCGTCGGGCCCGGACAGCTACTACTCGACGTCGGGTTGCCACGACATCACCACGTACGTGCAGCTCGACCTCGCGGCGGGCGCGTGCATGGGTGACGGCATCCTCCTGGACATCTCCGATCGCGAGAAGCCCAAGGTCATCAGCAGCGTGCGGGACACCGAGAACTTCGCGTTCTGGCACTCGGCCACGTTCAACAACGACGGCACCAAGGTGGTCTTCACCGACGAGCTCGGCGGCGGCGGGCTCGCGACCTGCACCGATGAGTTCCGGGCGGAGCAGGGCGCCAACGGGATCTACGACATCGAGCGCACCCGGGGCCACGGCAAGGGCCCCGGCAAGGGCAAGTGGGGCGGCAAGGAGCTCGTCTTCAAGTCGTACTACAAGATCCCGCGCATCAACAGCGAGGACGAGAACTGCGTGGCGCACAACGGGTCGCTGATCCCGGTCAAGGGCAAGGACCTCATGGTCCAGTCCTGGTACCAGGGTGGCACCTCGGTGTACGACTTCACCGACTCCGAGAACCCTGAGGAGATCGCGTGGTTCGACCGGGGTGCGGGCCTCAGCGGCGGCGGCACCTGGTCGTCGTACTACTACAACGGCTACGTGTACTCGAACGACCTGGCCGTCGGCTTCGACACGTTCGAGCTGGACCCGTCCATCGACCGCAGGGCGCGACACCTGTGGTCCCTCAACCCGCAGGCGCAGCAGCGGTTCTGA
- a CDS encoding hydrolase, translated as MSFWICGTCGVEHAERPDVCAICADERQWVPADGQHWTTLDELSAAGERIEFFEFEPDLYGLHTVPDVGIGPTPKIVRTPAGNLMFDVPGYIDDDAVARVEELGGLAFIVASHPHMYGVQVEWSRRLGGVPVLVSEADAEWVARPDAAVETWKEDREILPGITITQPGGHFPGNAVAYWAAGAEGRGVLLTGDTIFANPDRKTVSFMRSYPNRIPLSGNVVLRIADHVGRFDFDRLYNNFDGVIATDARAVVRRSAQRHAAWTRGDFDHLT; from the coding sequence ATGAGCTTCTGGATCTGCGGTACCTGCGGTGTGGAGCACGCGGAGCGGCCCGACGTCTGCGCGATCTGCGCCGACGAGCGCCAGTGGGTGCCGGCCGACGGGCAGCACTGGACCACCCTCGACGAGTTGTCCGCCGCCGGCGAGCGCATCGAGTTCTTCGAGTTCGAGCCGGACCTGTACGGGCTGCACACGGTCCCTGATGTCGGCATCGGCCCCACCCCGAAGATCGTCCGTACGCCGGCCGGCAACCTCATGTTCGACGTCCCGGGATACATCGACGACGACGCCGTCGCGCGGGTCGAGGAACTCGGCGGGCTGGCCTTCATCGTGGCGAGCCATCCGCACATGTACGGCGTGCAGGTCGAGTGGAGCCGGCGACTCGGCGGAGTGCCGGTACTGGTCAGCGAGGCCGACGCCGAATGGGTGGCGCGGCCGGACGCGGCGGTCGAGACCTGGAAGGAAGACCGGGAGATCCTGCCCGGCATCACCATCACGCAGCCCGGCGGGCATTTCCCCGGCAACGCCGTGGCGTACTGGGCGGCCGGCGCGGAGGGGCGCGGCGTGCTGCTGACCGGCGACACGATCTTCGCCAACCCGGACCGGAAGACGGTCTCGTTCATGCGCAGCTACCCCAACCGCATCCCGCTGTCGGGGAACGTGGTGCTGCGGATCGCGGATCATGTCGGCCGGTTCGACTTCGACCGGCTCTACAACAACTTCGACGGGGTCATCGCGACGGACGCCCGCGCCGTCGTGCGGCGCTCGGCGCAGCGCCACGCGGCCTGGACCCGGGGGGACTTCGACCACCTGACGTGA
- a CDS encoding DUF305 domain-containing protein — protein MTRGNAKSSPAHGRRRSWWPRATGAGLLAVALTLPAACTAESDEPEAVSTPSSVVLKPGKPGEPAETVAPDEFDGVSTEDQWNAADAEFMTGMIHHHDQAVVMTTWASEQAASEQLKTFADRMHNTQRAEIGLMSDWLAERDQPVPVLAENADGTGPRAPEGSHEHEPALRPGMLSDAEMAELEAASGAEFDRLFLEGMIKHHKGAIAMCSDVVGAGIDQSIQKLAADIGVDQAAEIDRMEDMLAGL, from the coding sequence GTGACACGAGGTAACGCGAAGAGTTCCCCCGCCCATGGACGACGGCGTTCGTGGTGGCCCCGGGCAACCGGGGCAGGCCTGCTCGCGGTCGCGCTGACCCTGCCGGCCGCCTGCACCGCCGAGTCCGACGAGCCGGAGGCGGTGTCGACGCCGTCGTCCGTGGTGCTCAAACCCGGGAAGCCGGGCGAACCCGCCGAGACCGTGGCGCCCGACGAGTTCGACGGCGTCTCGACCGAGGACCAGTGGAACGCGGCGGACGCCGAGTTCATGACCGGGATGATCCACCACCACGACCAGGCGGTGGTGATGACCACCTGGGCGTCGGAGCAGGCGGCGTCGGAACAGCTCAAGACGTTCGCCGACCGGATGCACAACACGCAGCGGGCCGAGATCGGGCTGATGTCCGACTGGCTGGCCGAGCGCGATCAGCCCGTACCCGTGCTCGCGGAGAACGCCGACGGCACCGGGCCTCGCGCGCCGGAGGGATCCCACGAGCACGAGCCGGCCCTCCGGCCCGGCATGCTGAGCGACGCCGAGATGGCCGAACTGGAGGCCGCGTCCGGAGCGGAGTTCGACCGCCTGTTCCTCGAGGGCATGATCAAGCACCACAAGGGCGCGATCGCGATGTGCTCGGACGTGGTCGGAGCGGGCATCGACCAGTCGATCCAGAAGCTGGCGGCCGACATCGGCGTCGACCAGGCCGCCGAGATCGACCGCATGGAGGACATGCTCGCGGGGCTGTGA
- a CDS encoding ABC transporter ATP-binding protein, protein MSTAHLGDDLEVRSLVRVFGAGDGAVRAVDDVSFRAPAGRLTGFVGGNGAGKTSTMRMVMGVLAPTSGETLFGGRPITAADRRTFGYMPEERGLYPKQPVLDQLVYLGRLRGIPAASARTEILDHLERLGLADRAKDHVEKLSLGNQQRVQIIAALMGSPRALVLDEPFSGLDPAAVDGMADLLREHTARGVPVLFSSHQLDLVERLCERLVILRRGEVVADGSPAQLAARGTVRHRLVLTGDAGWVRSMPGVRAVDVDGPVALVEVSDDGAGRRLLTSALERGDVREFSPVRPSLTEIYREVAA, encoded by the coding sequence ATGAGCACAGCACACCTGGGGGACGACCTCGAGGTCAGGTCCCTCGTCCGGGTCTTCGGGGCGGGTGACGGCGCGGTCCGCGCGGTCGACGACGTCTCGTTCCGTGCGCCCGCGGGCCGGCTGACGGGGTTCGTGGGCGGCAACGGGGCCGGCAAGACGTCGACCATGCGGATGGTGATGGGGGTCCTGGCGCCGACATCCGGCGAGACGCTGTTCGGCGGCCGGCCGATCACGGCGGCGGACCGCCGGACCTTCGGCTACATGCCCGAGGAGCGCGGCCTCTACCCCAAACAGCCCGTGCTCGACCAGCTCGTCTACCTCGGGCGGCTCCGCGGCATTCCCGCCGCGTCCGCCCGGACCGAGATCCTGGACCATCTGGAGCGCCTCGGCCTCGCCGACCGGGCGAAGGACCATGTGGAGAAGCTGTCGCTCGGCAACCAGCAGCGCGTGCAGATCATCGCGGCGCTCATGGGGTCGCCCCGGGCGCTCGTCCTGGACGAGCCGTTCAGCGGCCTGGACCCGGCCGCCGTCGACGGCATGGCCGACCTGCTGCGCGAGCACACCGCGCGCGGTGTGCCGGTGCTGTTCTCCTCCCACCAGCTCGACCTGGTGGAGCGCCTGTGCGAGCGGCTCGTGATCCTGCGCCGGGGCGAGGTCGTCGCCGACGGCTCCCCGGCCCAGCTCGCCGCGCGCGGCACGGTGCGGCACCGCCTCGTGCTGACGGGCGACGCCGGATGGGTGCGGAGCATGCCCGGCGTCCGCGCGGTCGACGTCGACGGTCCCGTCGCCCTGGTCGAGGTGTCCGACGACGGCGCCGGTCGCCGGCTGCTGACCTCCGCCCTGGAGCGCGGGGACGTCCGTGAGTTCTCCCCCGTGCGCCCCAGCCTGACCGAGATCTACCGAGAGGTGGCTGCCTGA